Proteins encoded by one window of Pseudomonas sp. PSKL.D1:
- a CDS encoding NADPH-dependent 2,4-dienoyl-CoA reductase, whose translation MAADRYPHLLAPLDLGFTTLRNRTLMGSMHTGLEERPGGFERMAAYFAERARGGVGLMVTGGIAPNDEGGVYSGAAKLSTEEEADKHRIVTEAVHAAGGKICLQILHAGRYAYSPRQVAPSAIQAPINPFKPKELDEAGIEKQIADFVNCAVLAQRAGYDGVEVMGSEGYFINQFLAAHTNHRTDRWGGSYENRMRLAVEIVSRVRDAVGPNFIIIFRLSMLDLVEGGSTWDEIELLAKAIEQAGATLINTGIGWHEARIPTIATKVPRAAFSKVTAKLRGAVSIPLITTNRINTPEVAEAVLAEGDADMVSMARPFLADPDFVNKAAEGRSDEINTCIGCNQACLDHTFGGKLTSCLVNPRACHETELNYLPVRAVKRIAVVGAGPAGLAAATVAAERGHEVTLFDAASEIGGQFNVAKRVPGKEEFYETLRYFRHKVKNTGVELRLNTRVDVPALVGGGYDEIILATGIAPRTPAIPGVEHAKVLSYLDVLLERKPVGEAVAVIGAGGIGFDVSEYLVHKGVATSQDREAFWKEWGIDTGLEARGGVAGVKAEPHAPARQVYLLQRKKTKVGDGLGKTTGWIHRTGLKNKQVQMLNSVEYLGIDDAGLHIRIGEGEPQVLAVDNVVICAGQDPLRELHEGLLAAGQSVHLIGGADVAAELDAKRAINQGSRLAAEL comes from the coding sequence ATGGCTGCCGACCGCTATCCGCACCTGCTGGCCCCGCTCGACCTGGGCTTCACTACCCTGCGCAACCGCACCTTGATGGGTTCCATGCACACCGGCCTCGAAGAGCGCCCGGGCGGCTTCGAGCGCATGGCCGCTTATTTTGCCGAGCGCGCCCGGGGGGGCGTGGGCCTGATGGTGACCGGCGGCATCGCCCCGAATGATGAAGGTGGAGTGTACTCCGGCGCAGCCAAGCTCAGCACCGAAGAAGAGGCAGACAAGCACCGCATCGTCACCGAAGCCGTGCATGCCGCTGGTGGCAAAATCTGCCTGCAGATCCTGCATGCCGGGCGCTATGCCTACAGCCCGCGCCAGGTCGCACCGAGTGCCATTCAAGCGCCGATCAACCCGTTCAAGCCCAAGGAGCTGGACGAGGCTGGCATCGAGAAGCAGATCGCCGATTTCGTCAATTGCGCCGTGCTGGCCCAGCGCGCGGGTTACGACGGCGTCGAGGTGATGGGCTCGGAAGGCTATTTCATCAACCAGTTCCTCGCGGCCCATACCAATCACCGTACTGACCGCTGGGGCGGCAGCTACGAAAACCGCATGCGCCTGGCGGTGGAAATCGTCAGCCGGGTACGTGACGCGGTGGGCCCGAATTTCATCATCATCTTCCGCCTGTCGATGCTGGACCTGGTGGAGGGCGGCAGCACCTGGGATGAAATCGAACTGTTGGCCAAGGCCATTGAGCAGGCTGGGGCCACGCTGATCAACACCGGCATCGGCTGGCACGAAGCACGCATCCCGACCATCGCCACCAAGGTACCGCGCGCAGCGTTCAGCAAGGTAACCGCCAAGTTGCGTGGGGCGGTGAGCATTCCGCTGATCACCACCAACCGCATCAACACGCCGGAGGTGGCGGAGGCCGTGCTGGCCGAGGGGGATGCCGACATGGTATCGATGGCCCGGCCGTTCCTGGCCGACCCGGACTTCGTCAACAAGGCTGCCGAAGGGCGCAGCGACGAAATCAACACCTGCATCGGCTGCAACCAGGCGTGCCTGGACCACACCTTTGGTGGCAAGCTGACCAGTTGCCTGGTCAACCCACGTGCCTGTCACGAAACCGAACTCAATTACCTGCCCGTGCGGGCGGTGAAGCGCATTGCCGTGGTTGGCGCTGGCCCGGCTGGCCTGGCGGCCGCCACCGTGGCTGCCGAGCGCGGCCACGAGGTGACGCTGTTCGATGCCGCCAGCGAAATTGGCGGGCAGTTCAACGTGGCCAAGCGGGTGCCGGGCAAGGAAGAGTTTTACGAGACCTTGCGTTACTTCCGCCACAAAGTGAAAAACACCGGTGTCGAACTGCGCCTGAACACCCGAGTAGATGTGCCGGCGCTGGTGGGCGGTGGCTATGACGAGATCATCCTGGCAACGGGCATTGCGCCGCGTACGCCTGCAATCCCTGGGGTCGAACACGCCAAGGTGCTCAGCTACCTCGACGTGCTGCTGGAGCGCAAGCCGGTCGGCGAGGCGGTGGCCGTGATCGGTGCGGGCGGTATCGGCTTCGATGTCTCCGAGTATCTGGTGCATAAGGGTGTAGCCACCAGCCAGGACCGTGAGGCGTTCTGGAAGGAGTGGGGCATCGATACCGGGCTTGAAGCACGCGGTGGTGTGGCGGGGGTAAAAGCCGAACCGCATGCGCCGGCACGCCAGGTGTACCTGCTGCAGCGCAAGAAAACCAAGGTGGGCGACGGCCTGGGCAAGACCACCGGCTGGATCCACCGCACCGGGCTGAAGAACAAGCAGGTGCAGATGCTGAACAGCGTCGAGTACCTGGGCATCGACGATGCCGGCCTGCACATTCGCATTGGTGAAGGCGAGCCGCAGGTGCTGGCGGTGGACAACGTGGTGATCTGCGCGGGCCAGGACCCGCTGCGCGAACTGCATGAAGGGCTGTTGGCGGCGGGGCAGTCGGTTCACCTGATTGGTGGCGCGGATGTGGCGGCGGAGCTGGATGCCAAGCGGGCGATCAACCAAGGGTCGCGGTTGGCGGCGGAGTTGTAA
- a CDS encoding nitrilase-related carbon-nitrogen hydrolase: protein MRKLLASALALVMIAALCGYGFWTLQRPEGHYLSDLRIELALNHGVPGERGNLLGVEPLLYPSDYQNLQRLHRKLSAYLTQARDKGLIGPRTVVVMPEHIGTWLWARGEKNELYQVTQSREAEQWLELSNPLRYGLAMLGASGDDRRADAHLRMKAQQMASDYQQLFGGLAKEFGVTLVAGSIVLPAPYVEKGMLHTGRGPLFNSSVVFAADGSLLGQPQRQQYPDSEMRRYIHHGRQQPLQVLQTPAGRLGVLIGSDSWYPENQRQLQHQQVQLIANPVFLSGKGSWNAPWRGNRHQGATAALPLQRGEVSEQAAWQRLTQAADNSVSSMSVFMRGQFWEHGSDGQGFAHQAGALLAGPPSQGARLLNLWL, encoded by the coding sequence ATGCGAAAACTCCTGGCGAGCGCGCTGGCGCTGGTAATGATCGCCGCACTCTGCGGCTACGGCTTCTGGACCCTGCAACGCCCGGAAGGCCACTACCTTTCCGACCTGCGCATCGAGCTGGCGCTGAACCATGGCGTACCTGGCGAGCGCGGCAACCTGTTGGGCGTGGAACCCCTGCTCTACCCCAGTGACTACCAAAACCTGCAACGCCTGCACCGCAAGCTGTCTGCCTACCTTACGCAAGCCCGTGACAAAGGCCTCATCGGGCCGCGCACCGTGGTGGTCATGCCGGAACACATCGGCACCTGGCTGTGGGCCCGTGGCGAGAAGAACGAGCTGTACCAGGTAACCCAAAGCCGTGAAGCCGAGCAATGGCTGGAGCTGAGCAACCCGCTGCGCTATGGCCTGGCCATGCTGGGTGCCAGCGGCGACGACCGGCGGGCCGACGCCCACCTGCGCATGAAGGCGCAGCAGATGGCCAGCGATTACCAGCAGCTGTTTGGCGGGCTGGCCAAGGAATTTGGGGTGACACTGGTGGCGGGCTCGATCGTGCTACCCGCCCCTTACGTGGAAAAAGGCATGTTGCACACGGGCCGAGGCCCCCTGTTCAACAGCAGTGTCGTGTTCGCCGCCGACGGCTCATTGCTGGGGCAGCCACAGCGCCAGCAATACCCGGACAGCGAAATGCGCCGCTACATCCATCACGGCCGCCAGCAGCCACTGCAAGTGCTGCAAACCCCGGCCGGGCGGCTGGGAGTGCTGATTGGCAGTGACAGCTGGTACCCCGAAAACCAGCGCCAGTTACAACACCAACAGGTGCAGTTGATTGCCAACCCGGTTTTCCTCAGCGGCAAGGGCAGCTGGAATGCACCTTGGCGCGGTAATCGCCATCAGGGCGCCACCGCCGCCTTGCCGCTGCAACGCGGTGAAGTCAGCGAGCAGGCTGCCTGGCAGCGCCTGACCCAAGCCGCCGATAACAGCGTGAGCAGCATGAGCGTATTCATGCGTGGGCAGTTCTGGGAACACGGCAGCGACGGCCAAGGGTTTGCCCACCAGGCAGGCGCATTGCTGGCAGGCCCGCCCAGTCAGGGTGCCCGCCTGCTCAACCTGTGGTTGTAG
- a CDS encoding AraC family transcriptional regulator codes for MARPRVRLGDLSVGFVQPLADALHSLGHDPEPLLRRYGLDAQRLAEAGARLSIPRYMHLGHAAIELSGEMGLGLYMGRLSRLAQAGLAGVTAAQAPTVGEAARTLLRFEPLYAANYRGHSGFYEDAHGAWLRFYSISPYNGYNRFVVDSLLTGWLAQLSGLAGVTLQAERLEIEFEAPPYAAAYAPLSATPVQFGAAGNQLRLSRATLGVINPLHCPSTWQHLLQLCEAELAQRTRVRSLGERITHLLGPLLNGGREPDLEEVAQHLHMPTWTLRRKLADEGTRFRDLLNDTRRDLAETYIRDTELAFGEIAYLLGFASAEAFQRAFKRWTSLTPGEFRRSQRRVG; via the coding sequence ATGGCCCGCCCGCGTGTACGCCTGGGTGACCTGTCGGTAGGCTTCGTTCAGCCCTTGGCCGACGCTTTACACAGCCTGGGCCACGACCCTGAGCCCCTGCTACGCCGTTATGGGCTGGATGCACAGCGCCTTGCCGAAGCCGGCGCACGCTTATCGATCCCCCGCTACATGCACTTGGGCCATGCCGCCATCGAACTGTCTGGCGAAATGGGGCTTGGCCTGTACATGGGGCGCCTGAGCCGGCTTGCCCAGGCCGGGCTGGCGGGGGTAACGGCGGCCCAGGCACCCACCGTGGGTGAGGCAGCACGCACCCTGCTTCGCTTTGAGCCGTTGTATGCCGCCAACTACCGTGGCCATTCCGGTTTTTACGAAGACGCCCATGGGGCGTGGCTGCGCTTTTACTCGATCAGCCCCTACAACGGCTACAACCGCTTCGTGGTCGACTCGCTGCTGACCGGCTGGCTGGCCCAGCTGTCAGGGCTGGCAGGCGTCACCCTGCAGGCCGAACGGCTGGAAATCGAGTTTGAAGCACCTCCCTACGCTGCTGCCTATGCACCCTTGAGCGCAACGCCTGTGCAGTTTGGCGCCGCAGGAAATCAACTGCGACTGAGCCGCGCCACGCTGGGCGTGATCAACCCTCTGCACTGCCCGAGCACCTGGCAACACCTGTTGCAGCTGTGCGAAGCAGAGTTGGCCCAGCGCACGCGGGTGCGCAGCCTGGGCGAGCGCATCACCCACCTGCTCGGCCCACTGCTTAACGGTGGCCGCGAACCCGACCTTGAGGAAGTGGCGCAGCACCTGCACATGCCCACCTGGACCTTGCGCCGCAAGCTGGCCGATGAAGGCACGCGCTTTCGCGACCTGCTCAACGACACACGGCGCGACCTGGCCGAGACCTACATCCGCGACACGGAACTGGCCTTTGGCGAGATCGCCTACTTGTTGGGGTTTGCATCGGCCGAAGCCTTCCAGCGCGCATTCAAGCGCTGGACAAGCCTCACACCAGGGGAGTTTCGCCGCAGTCAGCGGCGGGTGGGTTAG
- a CDS encoding MFS transporter yields MITPTTEAARTNVRYLILAMIFIVTVFNYVDRATLSIAAPAMRADLGFDAVTMGIAFSAFGWAYTSMQLPGGVILDRFGSRLVLGMSLIIWSTFTFLQGFVDLFSSAFLALFVLRFMMGVAESPAFPANNRLTVMWFPRHERGLATAIFQSAQYFALAAFTPLMVLLLNSFGWQHVFFWTGGAGILIGLLWFKFVHEPRRDKRVNQAELDYIEAGGGLPDLGEIKTPFSWARLRAISANRMMVGIYLGQFCLTSITWFFLTWFPTYLIEAKGMTLLKVGLVAAIPPVAGCLGGMIGGVWSDWMLKKGFSLTAARKTPIICGLLLSSSIVVANYTQSIALVILVMSIAFFAKGVGNLGWCIVGDVSPKHAMGTSGAMFNFCGNIASIVTPIAIGLLVKGASFDAALVYVAAMGLLGAFAYLIIVGPLKRLEIDDPQAPDTSPAVASHPAR; encoded by the coding sequence GTGATTACTCCAACCACCGAGGCAGCCAGGACCAACGTCCGCTACCTGATCCTGGCGATGATCTTCATCGTCACCGTGTTCAACTACGTCGACCGCGCCACCCTGTCGATCGCCGCCCCCGCCATGCGTGCCGACCTGGGCTTTGACGCCGTGACCATGGGCATCGCGTTTTCCGCCTTCGGCTGGGCCTACACCAGCATGCAACTGCCGGGCGGTGTGATCCTCGACCGCTTCGGCTCGCGCCTGGTGCTGGGCATGAGCCTGATCATCTGGTCGACGTTCACCTTCCTGCAGGGCTTCGTCGACCTGTTCAGCTCGGCGTTCCTGGCGCTGTTCGTGCTGCGCTTCATGATGGGCGTGGCCGAGTCGCCGGCGTTCCCGGCCAATAATCGCCTGACGGTGATGTGGTTCCCGCGCCATGAGCGTGGCCTGGCCACCGCGATCTTCCAGTCTGCGCAGTACTTCGCCCTGGCCGCCTTCACCCCGCTGATGGTGCTGCTGCTCAACAGTTTTGGCTGGCAGCACGTGTTCTTCTGGACCGGCGGCGCCGGCATCCTGATCGGCCTGTTGTGGTTCAAGTTCGTGCATGAGCCGCGCCGTGACAAACGGGTCAACCAGGCCGAACTGGACTACATCGAAGCCGGCGGCGGCCTGCCCGACTTGGGCGAGATCAAGACACCGTTCAGCTGGGCGCGCCTGCGGGCCATCTCTGCCAATCGCATGATGGTGGGCATCTATCTGGGCCAGTTCTGCCTCACCTCAATCACTTGGTTCTTCCTGACCTGGTTCCCCACCTACCTGATCGAAGCCAAGGGCATGACCTTGCTCAAGGTCGGGCTGGTCGCGGCCATCCCTCCCGTGGCCGGGTGCCTGGGCGGCATGATCGGTGGCGTGTGGTCGGACTGGATGCTCAAGAAAGGCTTCAGCCTCACCGCCGCACGCAAGACCCCGATCATCTGCGGCTTGCTGCTGTCGAGCAGTATCGTGGTGGCCAACTATACCCAGTCGATCGCACTGGTGATCCTGGTGATGTCCATCGCCTTTTTCGCCAAGGGTGTCGGCAACCTCGGCTGGTGCATCGTTGGCGACGTGTCGCCCAAGCACGCCATGGGCACCAGCGGTGCGATGTTCAACTTCTGCGGCAACATCGCCAGCATCGTCACCCCGATCGCCATCGGCCTGCTGGTCAAGGGCGCGTCCTTCGATGCTGCCCTTGTCTACGTTGCCGCCATGGGCCTGCTGGGTGCGTTCGCCTACCTGATCATCGTCGGGCCACTCAAGCGCCTTGAAATCGATGACCCGCAAGCCCCCGACACCTCCCCCGCCGTGGCTTCGCACCCGGCTCGCTGA
- a CDS encoding L-talarate/galactarate dehydratase, which yields MLTQEQQRPCADGDRIAHVKVSSVFLPLANPISDAKVLTGRQKPMTEIAILFAEIETEDGHKGLGFSYSKRAGGPGQFAHAKEIAPALLGENPSDIAKLWTKLCWAGASVGRSGLSTQAIGAFDVALWDLKAKRANLSLARLLGAQRDSVRCYNTSGGFLHTPLDQLLKNTDLSREKGIGGIKLKVGQPDCALDLHRVSTVREHLGESFPLMVDANQQWDRPTAQRMCRRFEAFNLVWIEEPLDCYDAEGHAALAQQFDTPIATGEMLTSVAEHAEFIKLRGADYLMPDAPRVGGITPYLKVAAMAEQAGVMIAPHFAMELHVHLAATYPTEPWVEHFEWLEPLFNERLETRDGRMLVPTRPGLGLSLSERVQGWTAQVAEFGKRA from the coding sequence ATGCTCACACAAGAACAACAACGCCCCTGCGCCGACGGCGACCGCATCGCTCACGTCAAGGTGTCTTCGGTATTCCTGCCGCTGGCCAACCCGATCAGTGACGCCAAAGTGCTGACCGGTCGGCAAAAGCCAATGACCGAAATCGCCATTTTATTCGCCGAGATCGAAACCGAGGACGGCCACAAGGGCCTCGGCTTCAGCTACTCCAAACGTGCAGGCGGGCCGGGCCAGTTCGCCCACGCCAAAGAGATTGCACCGGCGCTGCTGGGCGAAAACCCCAGCGACATCGCCAAACTGTGGACCAAGCTGTGCTGGGCGGGTGCCTCAGTAGGCCGCAGCGGGCTGTCGACGCAGGCCATCGGCGCCTTCGACGTGGCCCTGTGGGATCTCAAGGCCAAGCGTGCCAACCTGTCCCTGGCACGCCTGCTGGGCGCACAGCGTGACTCGGTGCGGTGCTACAACACCTCTGGCGGCTTTTTGCACACGCCGCTGGATCAGTTGCTGAAGAACACCGACCTATCCCGGGAAAAAGGCATTGGCGGCATCAAACTCAAAGTTGGCCAACCGGACTGTGCGCTCGACCTGCACCGCGTCAGTACCGTGCGTGAACACCTGGGCGAAAGCTTCCCGCTGATGGTCGATGCCAACCAGCAGTGGGACCGGCCGACCGCACAGCGCATGTGCCGCCGTTTCGAAGCGTTCAACCTGGTGTGGATCGAGGAACCACTGGACTGCTATGACGCCGAGGGGCACGCGGCCCTGGCCCAGCAGTTCGACACGCCGATCGCCACTGGCGAGATGCTTACCAGCGTTGCCGAACACGCCGAGTTCATCAAGCTGCGCGGTGCCGACTACCTGATGCCGGACGCACCTCGGGTTGGCGGTATCACGCCGTACCTGAAAGTCGCGGCCATGGCCGAACAGGCCGGTGTGATGATCGCCCCGCACTTTGCCATGGAGCTGCATGTGCACTTGGCAGCCACCTACCCGACCGAGCCCTGGGTCGAGCACTTTGAATGGCTGGAACCGCTGTTCAACGAACGCCTTGAGACGCGTGACGGGCGCATGCTGGTGCCCACCCGTCCCGGTCTGGGGTTGTCGTTGAGCGAGCGCGTGCAAGGCTGGACAGCGCAAGTCGCCGAGTTCGGCAAGCGCGCTTAA
- a CDS encoding alcohol dehydrogenase catalytic domain-containing protein, whose product MADPGAGDVLIRNVAIGLNPVDWKVLGGDLVNWQPGHVPGVDGVGVVVAVGEGVPAAWVGQRVAYHQSLARDGSFAEYCVVQARVLLRLPACVDWATAASLPCPALTAWLALEKLPASCKQLLITGAGGSVAHHLIQMASRRGLAITALSHPRHTDRLISLGAGAWSHGPLEGPWQGPECFDAVIDTVNAQHAEWLAPSLRANGHLVCVQDRLNASPVPPFTRTLSLHEVALGAAHAFGDDRTWRELVHAGELLFAELGSGQWVPDAVNEAPFEHLALHLAGLQGRTYAGKAIVRLDPA is encoded by the coding sequence ATGGCTGACCCGGGTGCTGGCGACGTGCTGATTCGCAACGTGGCCATCGGCCTCAACCCCGTGGACTGGAAGGTGTTGGGGGGTGATCTCGTCAACTGGCAGCCAGGCCATGTTCCGGGTGTCGATGGTGTCGGGGTGGTGGTTGCTGTAGGTGAGGGCGTGCCGGCAGCCTGGGTTGGCCAACGGGTTGCGTATCACCAGAGCCTGGCCCGTGATGGCAGTTTTGCCGAGTACTGCGTGGTGCAAGCTCGTGTGCTGTTGCGTTTGCCCGCTTGCGTGGATTGGGCCACTGCTGCGAGCCTGCCGTGCCCGGCGCTTACTGCGTGGCTCGCGCTGGAGAAGCTGCCAGCAAGCTGCAAACAGCTGCTGATCACAGGTGCAGGCGGCTCTGTGGCGCATCACCTGATTCAAATGGCGTCACGCCGTGGCCTTGCAATCACGGCTTTAAGCCACCCTCGCCATACTGATCGCCTGATCTCGCTGGGGGCTGGCGCATGGTCGCACGGCCCATTGGAGGGTCCTTGGCAAGGGCCTGAATGCTTCGACGCAGTGATTGATACAGTCAATGCTCAACACGCCGAATGGCTCGCGCCGAGTTTGCGTGCGAACGGCCACCTTGTCTGCGTGCAAGACCGCCTGAACGCGTCGCCCGTGCCCCCCTTCACGCGTACGTTGTCGTTGCACGAGGTTGCCCTGGGGGCTGCGCATGCGTTCGGTGACGACCGTACCTGGCGTGAGCTGGTGCATGCCGGGGAATTGCTGTTCGCTGAACTGGGTAGCGGGCAATGGGTGCCAGACGCGGTCAATGAAGCGCCTTTCGAGCACCTGGCGCTTCACCTCGCGGGCTTGCAAGGCAGGACGTACGCGGGCAAGGCGATTGTGCGCCTTGATCCGGCTTGA
- a CDS encoding lactoylglutathione lyase family protein, which produces MPVYPRSFSHIGLSVTDLDGAVKFYTEVMGWYLIMPATTITEDDSAIGVMCTDVFGPGWGEFRIAHLSTGDRVGVEIFQFRNAERPENNFEYWKTGVFHFCVQDPDVEGLAAKIVAAGGKQRMPVREYFPGEKPYRMVYMEDPFGNILEIYSHSYELTYSAGAYQP; this is translated from the coding sequence ATGCCTGTTTATCCGCGCAGCTTTTCCCACATTGGTTTGTCTGTCACCGATCTGGACGGTGCCGTAAAGTTCTACACCGAGGTGATGGGTTGGTACCTGATCATGCCGGCGACCACGATCACCGAAGACGACAGCGCCATCGGGGTGATGTGCACTGATGTGTTTGGCCCTGGTTGGGGGGAGTTTCGCATTGCCCACCTGTCCACTGGCGACCGGGTAGGCGTCGAGATCTTCCAGTTCCGCAATGCCGAGCGGCCCGAGAACAACTTCGAATACTGGAAAACGGGCGTCTTCCATTTTTGCGTCCAGGATCCGGATGTCGAAGGCCTTGCAGCCAAAATCGTCGCCGCCGGTGGCAAGCAACGCATGCCGGTACGTGAGTACTTCCCCGGCGAGAAACCGTACCGCATGGTTTACATGGAAGACCCGTTCGGCAACATCCTGGAAATCTACAGCCACAGCTATGAACTGACCTATTCGGCCGGAGCCTATCAGCCATGA
- a CDS encoding LysR family transcriptional regulator, with protein MINPQWLRSFLNVAELGNFTRAAERLHLTQAAVSQHVKYLEMQLGPLLIRQSRTVELTPAGLALVDYGRDMERASWALQARLSGADEQHGEISLVTPGSIGLTVYPLLLNYQQRHPGLTIRHRFAPDHEVLEAILSNRYDMGLVTFKPEDPRLNAQRFMDEPLELILPAGVEYEGWDTLIALGFIDHPDGVGMATRLLSRRYPGRPNIREVPVRGFSNQVGLILEPVARGLGFTVLPRFAREAFADQRAIQVIECGSPVIDTLWLIHRAEWPLAARARTAIEHIRQRLQEGM; from the coding sequence ATGATAAACCCACAGTGGTTGAGGTCATTTCTCAACGTCGCCGAACTGGGTAACTTCACACGAGCAGCTGAGCGCTTGCACTTGACCCAGGCTGCCGTCAGCCAGCATGTGAAATACCTGGAAATGCAACTTGGGCCTTTGTTGATCCGGCAATCCAGGACCGTCGAGTTAACGCCAGCGGGGCTCGCGCTGGTGGATTACGGTAGAGATATGGAGCGTGCGTCCTGGGCGCTTCAGGCCCGTTTGTCTGGCGCCGATGAACAACACGGTGAAATCAGCCTGGTAACACCTGGCAGTATCGGCCTCACCGTCTACCCGCTGCTGTTGAACTACCAGCAACGGCACCCCGGCCTGACCATCCGCCATCGCTTTGCTCCTGACCACGAGGTGCTGGAGGCGATTTTAAGCAATCGGTACGACATGGGGCTGGTCACGTTCAAGCCCGAAGACCCTCGCCTGAACGCGCAACGGTTCATGGACGAGCCACTGGAATTGATACTGCCCGCAGGGGTGGAGTATGAAGGCTGGGACACGCTGATTGCACTGGGCTTCATCGACCATCCTGATGGCGTCGGGATGGCAACACGCCTTCTGAGCCGACGTTACCCGGGCCGCCCGAACATTCGCGAAGTTCCAGTGCGGGGCTTCAGCAATCAGGTGGGGTTGATTCTGGAGCCAGTCGCACGCGGCTTGGGCTTTACTGTCCTGCCGCGTTTCGCTCGAGAGGCGTTTGCCGATCAGCGCGCAATTCAGGTTATTGAATGCGGCAGCCCGGTCATCGACACACTGTGGCTTATCCACCGTGCAGAATGGCCCCTGGCCGCCCGCGCCAGGACCGCGATCGAACACATTCGGCAGCGCTTGCAAGAGGGCATGTGA
- a CDS encoding DUF2242 domain-containing protein, producing MTRSSVIGALGLALVLAGVTGCSSKKAAVYEHENFDDSGTYSRSFPVSEAGSCEAARRALLSQGYIITSSGPNQLAGNKSFQQNSENHLQISFNVTCAPDSSDEQRSTMFANALQDRYALKKSNTSASLGVGVLGSVSMPIGSSDDSMVKVASETVTAPQFYERYFALVESYLPKPKKVSKAKVEAPAPKPEKPAPALGLPEQASAAPVPAAAPVDSAAPAAPAAAAIVPASEAPSAPVVDDSQSSQPVAPPAEAAPIETQEEAKPAEAASVTP from the coding sequence ATGACCAGATCATCCGTCATCGGTGCGCTCGGGCTGGCCCTGGTGCTGGCGGGCGTGACCGGTTGCTCTTCAAAAAAGGCTGCCGTTTACGAGCACGAAAACTTCGATGACTCAGGCACTTACTCGCGCAGCTTCCCGGTAAGCGAGGCAGGGTCGTGCGAGGCTGCCCGCCGCGCGTTGTTGAGCCAGGGCTACATCATCACCAGCAGTGGCCCCAACCAGCTCGCGGGTAACAAGAGCTTTCAGCAGAACAGCGAAAACCACCTGCAGATCAGTTTCAACGTAACCTGCGCACCGGACAGCAGTGACGAGCAGCGCTCGACCATGTTCGCCAACGCCCTGCAGGACCGTTACGCGTTGAAGAAGTCCAACACCTCGGCCAGCCTCGGCGTAGGTGTACTGGGCTCGGTATCGATGCCAATCGGCTCCAGCGACGATTCCATGGTCAAGGTTGCCAGCGAGACGGTTACCGCGCCTCAGTTCTATGAGCGTTACTTCGCGCTGGTCGAAAGTTACCTGCCCAAGCCAAAGAAGGTCAGCAAGGCCAAGGTTGAGGCGCCTGCGCCAAAGCCTGAAAAACCCGCGCCAGCCCTGGGCTTGCCAGAGCAGGCATCGGCAGCCCCGGTACCGGCGGCTGCACCTGTCGACTCTGCAGCGCCAGCCGCGCCTGCCGCAGCCGCCATTGTGCCGGCCAGCGAAGCCCCTTCGGCCCCTGTGGTGGATGACAGCCAGAGCTCGCAACCGGTCGCCCCTCCGGCAGAGGCTGCACCTATCGAGACGCAGGAAGAGGCGAAACCGGCCGAGGCCGCATCGGTAACGCCCTGA
- a CDS encoding SDR family oxidoreductase, whose translation MIDWKGGGPGHNGRVALVTGAARGIGLGIAAWLICEGWQVVLSDLDRPRGAKVAKALGDNAWFITMDVADEAQVSAGVSEVLGQFGRLDALVCNAAIANPHNQTLESLSLAQWNRVLAVNLNGPMLLAKHCAPYLRAHNGAIVNLTSTRARQSEPDTEAYAASKGGLVALTHALAMSLGPEIRVNAVSPGWIDARDPSQRRAEPLTKADHAQHPAGRVGTVEDVAAMVAWLLSRQAAFVTGQEFVVDGGMTRKMIYT comes from the coding sequence GTGATCGACTGGAAGGGCGGCGGGCCGGGCCATAACGGCCGGGTAGCCTTGGTAACCGGTGCCGCGCGCGGCATCGGCCTGGGCATCGCCGCCTGGCTGATCTGCGAAGGGTGGCAGGTGGTGCTCAGCGACCTGGACCGCCCGCGCGGGGCCAAGGTGGCCAAGGCGTTGGGTGACAATGCCTGGTTCATCACCATGGATGTGGCCGACGAGGCGCAAGTCAGTGCCGGGGTGTCCGAAGTATTGGGGCAGTTCGGGCGCCTGGATGCGCTGGTGTGCAACGCCGCCATCGCCAACCCCCACAACCAGACGCTCGAAAGCCTGAGCCTGGCGCAGTGGAACCGGGTGCTGGCGGTCAACCTCAATGGCCCGATGCTGTTGGCCAAGCATTGTGCGCCGTACTTGCGTGCGCACAACGGCGCCATCGTCAATTTGACGTCCACCCGCGCCCGGCAGTCCGAGCCGGACACCGAGGCCTATGCGGCCAGTAAAGGTGGCCTGGTGGCGTTGACCCATGCCCTGGCCATGAGCCTGGGCCCGGAAATCCGCGTCAACGCGGTTAGCCCCGGCTGGATTGACGCCCGCGACCCGTCGCAGCGCCGCGCCGAGCCGTTGACCAAAGCCGACCATGCCCAGCACCCGGCGGGCAGGGTAGGGACGGTGGAAGATGTGGCGGCGATGGTGGCCTGGTTGCTGTCGCGCCAGGCGGCGTTTGTCACCGGCCAGGAGTTTGTGGTCGATGGCGGGATGACCCGCAAGATGATCTACACCTGA